The following DNA comes from Deltaproteobacteria bacterium.
GGGACCACCACGCCTGGCAGGCCAGATCCCGTACCTGGGGCCAGGACCAGATCCGGGCCGACATCCTTCGCGGACTCACGGTTTTGTCCGAAATTCTCGACACCGTTCCCGTTTCCACGGCCTCTCCCGGCTGGCGCACCACCGAGGCCGTCCTCAAGGCCAAGGACGACCTGCCGCTCTCGTTCCACTCCGATTGTCGGGGCACGGACATCTTCTATCCGATCATCGACGACAAAACTTTGAAAATTCCTCAGGTTCCAGTGACCTTGCCGACCTATGACGAGGTCGTGGGCCGAAACGACATCGGGCCTGACCAATTCAACGACCATATCCTGAACCTGCTCCGTCCTGGCCAGCTCAATGTTCTGACCATCCACGCCGAGGCCGAGGGCCTTTCCTGCCGTCCTCTGTTCCATGACTTTTTGGACCGGGCCATGGCCCGAGGCTGGGCCCTCTCCCCGCTCGGCGACCTAGCGGCCGAGGCTGAAAGAAATGGGGCCATCGTCAGGGCGGCCATGGTCCAGGGCCATCTTCACGGCCGGGAAGGCTGGCTGGCCTTCCAGCAAACCCTTCAAGGAACATCATGAACCAAGATCTGTCGACCTCTCTTTGGCCGAAGCGGTCGGGGCTCATCCTCGTTCTGGCCTTTGTCCTCGTCTACATCCTTCCCCTGGGCGTGCGGCCCATCGTCATCCCTGATGAGACCCGCTACGCCATGATACCCTGGGAGATGATCCAGAGCGGAGACTGGGCCGTTCCCCGCCTCATCGGGCTGAGCTATTTCGAGAAGCCTGTCCTTGGCTACTGGCTGAATGCCGCCTCCATGCTCGTCCTGGGCGAGACCCCCATGGCCATTCGCCTGTCATCGGCTCTGGCCGCCGGTCTGGCCGCCCTGGTCATTCATCTCCTGGCCCGACGCTTTTTCAGGGACCGGTCCACGGCCCTGCTGGCTCCTGCCATCTTTTTGACCATGGGCTGGGTCTACGCCATTGGCACCTTTTCCGTGCTGGATTCACCCCTGACCGGATTTCTGACCGTTGCCTGTGCGCTGTTCTTCCTGGCCGCTCAAACTCCACCGGGGCTCAAACGCCAAATCTTTCTGGCCCTGTTCGGAGTTGTCTGCGGCCTAGCCTTCATGACCAAGGGGTTCACGGCCTTTGCCGTGCCCGTGGTGACCATCGTGCCCTACATGCTCTGGGAAAAACGCTGGAAGGAACTCTTCACCCTCTGCTGGACACCCATGCTGTTTGCCTTC
Coding sequences within:
- a CDS encoding 4-deoxy-4-formamido-L-arabinose-phosphoundecaprenol deformylase, with translation MNDDRRIGLRVDVDTLRGTAKGVPALCGLLAERNIRATFYFSVGPDNMGRHLFRLLRPSFACKMLRTKAASLYGWDILIRGTLWPGPIIGRRCRQIIVDTAAAGHEIGLHAWDHHAWQARSRTWGQDQIRADILRGLTVLSEILDTVPVSTASPGWRTTEAVLKAKDDLPLSFHSDCRGTDIFYPIIDDKTLKIPQVPVTLPTYDEVVGRNDIGPDQFNDHILNLLRPGQLNVLTIHAEAEGLSCRPLFHDFLDRAMARGWALSPLGDLAAEAERNGAIVRAAMVQGHLHGREGWLAFQQTLQGTS